The Candidatus Nanosynbacter featherlites DNA window TACCGACCGATGAACGCACTGCTGGAAAAGTTGTTACATGAACATCCAGGGTTTTGTTTGTCACTGAGTCTGTCTGGAGTATTTTTGGAGCAAGCTGAGCAGTTTGCGCCAGATGTGATTGAGAGTTTTCAGCGACTCGTGAAAACAGGACGCGTGGAGCTACTGGCTAGTCCTTATCATCACAGCCTGGCCTTTTTCTACGATCAGTCTGAATTTGAGAAACAAGTTGCTCTCCATGCTGAGAAAATCAAGCGACTATTTGGTGTCTCGCCTAGAGTGTTGGCAAACACTGAGTTGGCATACAATGATGAGCTTGGGGCCTGGGCGGAAGCACACGGGTATGACGGTGTGCTGGCTGAAGGCTGGGACAAAGTGCTGGGTTGGCGCAGCCCAAATTATGTCTATCAACCAAAAGGCGCCACGCACACAAGGTTACTCCTAAAGAACTATCGCTTGAGTGACGACATTGCCTTTCGGTTCAGCAACAAAAAGTGGAGTGGCTGGCCACTGACGGCTGAAACCTACAGTTCATGGCTTACAGCATCGGGCGGCCCATTGGTCAATTTGTTCATGGACTATGAAACGTTTGGCGAACACCAGTGGAAAGAACACGGTATTTTCACCTTCTTTGAGCGGTTTGTTGGGAAATGGATAACAGCTGGCGGTCAGTTTAATACGGTGTCGCAAGCTCTATCGAACGCACCAGTCGGAGAGATCAGTATGCCAGAGACGGTGACTTGGGCTGACAGCGAGAGAGATTTGACGGCTTGGAATGGCAATGCTTTGCAACAAGAAGCTCTGCGCTATGTGTATCAGCTGGCGCCGCGAGTACTGGCGTCTGGTGATTCTCAATTGATCAGCGATTGGCGTAATTTGCAAACCTCTGATCATTACTACTACATGTGCACCAAGTGGTCGTCTGATGGCGATGTTCACGCCTATTTCAGCCCGTATAGCTCACCATATGAAGCTTCGTTGTATGTGATGAATGCCTTGCGGGATATCTATTGGCGCTCGAGGCATGCTCGCCCAATAACATAAAACCCACGGTTATATACGTGGGTTTTTAATGATATGCGCGATAAGAAACTAGCTTTTACGAGCTTTAACTTCGTTGCGACCAAGATTTTTCTTGGTTTCGGTATAGGTTGCGTGCTCGCGAGCAATTGGGTCGTATTTACGCAGCGTCAACCTACCTTGACCTTTGGTAGTGCGGTTCTGTGTATTGATTGTCGTGTAGTAAGTTCGGTGCTTGCTTTTGTTGCTCACCAAAGCGATCAACTTGCGTTTCGTATTCTTCTTTGCCATAGTTTCCCTTTAACAATTTGTACTTAAACTTCGATTATACAATATAACAGATTATGCAAATTAGTTCAAGCAATTATCAAATGTTCATTCATTGTGCTTCTGTAAAATATATGATACGGTAGTAATAGTAAGATATAACGCATCAGGTGGAGATGATGCAGTAAGGAGTGAGGGTATGGCTAGACAGTCGTGGAAAATATATGTAGCTCGCTTGAAGCAAGCAGTGACGACATCAAAACAGGCAACCGTAAAACATTTGGGCATCGGTATGATGGTGATGGCTATGGTGCTGCAGTCGGTAGTCTTCTTCCAGGATTATGCGCAAGCCGCATCAGACGACATGATCCAAGGCGGTGTCGGCAGCAAAGAAGCAATTTTGGCGCATTATGACAAAAATACCAACAATTTCCGCGACGTACTAACCTATAACGGTATCACTAGAGCAGAATTGGCGAATATTTCTAGCACCAAGGTGCGTTATGAGGTTGACTCTTCTGCTCAGTCATGGGGTTGGACTTCACGGTTTTCTGAAGCTCAGGGTCAAAAAGCCCACACGGTTGCCGGACGTACCATTTACTCCCGTCCGCAGAAGTTATGGGACAGTAGTTGGTACATGGGTTGGGAAGGTAGTTCGGCCACCCGAGGCAAATTCCGCATCATGTCTTCTTGTGGTAACTTGTTGACCTATAGCGTACCGCAGGCTGTTCCAGTGACGCCAACGCCACAACCAAAGCCAACACCGCAGCCGCAACCGCAACCAGTTGCCACTTGTGACAACCTGACTATTACTCAACTGTCACGCAATCGCTACCATATGAGTGCTAAAGCATCAGCTAAAAATGGTGCCACCATCCAGTCAATCCACATCAGGGTGTATGACCCATCAGGCAAACTTGTCGACGCTGGTGGTGTAGCTGGCGATCAGACTGGTATGGGTGTTGAACTCAAGACGCCGGGTACATACAAAGTTCAAGCAACAGCAGTTACCAGTATCGGTGAAGTAACCAGTCCTAACTGTGCCGGCAGCTTTACCATCACTGAGGAAAACAAACCAGAAGAACCAAAGCCGTCAGTCAGCATCACAAAAACAGTTAACAAACAAGAACATGTCAAAGTGGCAGTCAACAGTGATTTCACCTATGAAATTACCGTTAAAAACACTGGCAAAACAGATCTGAAAGATGTTGTCGTCAGTGACACTGCACCAAAAGAAGTGACGCTGTCAAACAGCAGTGCTGGTAAGATTGATGGCGGTAAGTGGACGCACACCATCGCTAACTTGCCTGCTGGTCAATCACAAACATTCTCTTTGGCGGCTAAGTACGCGAAGTTCGTTGAGGGCAAGCACAAGAACACTGTTTGTGTCGACACGCCGACCATCACTGGCTCTCCAGATGCTTGTGATGATGCGACAACCGAAACGTACACAGTAACGACACCTCCAGCAAATCCACCAACTCAACCAACACCAACACCACCAACTGAGCCAAATAAGCCAACGCAGCCGACACCTACGCCATCAGTACCGAATGAGCCGAATAAGCCGACACCGACTGAGCCGACTACACCACCAACTACCAATCAAACCACGCCTCCTGCTGCCACGCCGCAGCCACAGCCAACTCCTACCGCGCCAACCACTAAGGAATTGCCTCTCACTGGTACTCTGAACACCGCTAGCGGCATCTTGGGGCTTGGCGGACTGGTGAGCGTAACGTGCGCTTATGTGATGAGCCGTCGCAGCTTGCGCTAATCTGCAAATAACAAATAACTACGATAAAATCCGCGCCACAGAACCGGCGCGGATTTATTGTTGGTGGGCGAACAGTTACCGATAGTTACCAAAGCTTAGTGGAAAATCAAAATCTGCTTGATTGAGCGTCGTCATGACGGATTGCAGTTCATCTTTGCTGTTTGAGGTGCAGCGCACGCTGTCGCCTTGAATCTGGGTTTTTACCTTGGGGTGTGCTTCTTTCAGGAGCTTGGTAATCTTTTTGGCGTTTTCTTGGCTGAGGCCGTCTTTGAACGGCACATCTTGCCAGGCGCGCATATTGGCGGCATTGTGCGCCCCGCCAAGGTCGAGCACCTTGCTGGTCATGTTGCGTTTGGCGAGCTGCCGACCGATCATATCAATGATTGATTGCACCTGAAATTCATCTGCGCCGATGACCTTAAAGCCCTTTTTATCTGGCAGCCACTCGACATCAGCTGGCGTCCCCTTAAAATCAAAGCGGTTGGCAATTTCCCGCACGACTAACTGATGAACGTTATTCATCTCTGGCTTATTAAACGTACTTTCTATATCAAAACTAAATTGAGCCATAATTCCTCCTGGTAATTATTATAGCAAACGCTTTTCACTGAGAGGATAATTTGGTATAATCAGCTGTGAGTATGACGCCGCGATAGCTCAGTTGGTAGAGCGCATCCATGGTAAGGATGAGGTCTCGGGTTCAAGCCCCGATCGTGGCTCCATGTTGATTTTGTAAAAAGGCCGCTGTATGAGCGACCTTTTTGTTTGTAACTTGTACGAGCTTATTTTTTGCTTCGTTTGGTTGTCTTTTTGGCTTCGTGCTTTGGTAAGATTGGCGCGATGAATGCGTCCAGTAGTGCCCAGACGATGCCGTTGAAGATGTATACGACAGCGGTAAAGGCAGCGATGATCATGAGTACGCGTCCGAAGTCGCTGTTTAACAGAGACAGAAAGCCTGCTACGACTGCCAGTGAGATGATGATCAGGAAATACGCCTGTTGTAGTTTGGTGCGCTGGTTTTTGTTGCTATTCCATTCGGTTAAGAATTGTTTGAATAATAAGAACATGACTAGATTATAGCATGTATATTGTATTTAGTCAATGGATAGAGGTCTACTTGACGGAATTATGGGCAATCAAAAACCGCCTCTTGATGAGCCGGTGTTTGATTGGTACCGGAAGTAGGACTCGAACCTACGAAGCCTTACGGCGGGAGATTTACAGTCTCCTGTGATTGCCACTACACGATTCCGGCGTGTGTTTGGAGCCGCTTCTCGGGCTCGAACCGAGGACCTACGGTTTACAAAACCGTTGCTCTAGCCAGCTGAGCTAAAGCGGCACTGCTGTGATTATAGCAAAAAAAAATAGGCTAAGCAACTACATTACCAACTTTTTGGGCTGTTTTGGCTGACGGCGCTGACGCGGTACGGTGCCGTGGCTATCAGGTACCAACATGGCGGCAGCTTTTTTGCGCAACCCAGAGGCTAACTCTGCTTGCCCGTTGTTGTCATACGCCTCAGCCAGGACGGTGAGCGTCTGTGGAATTGGGTCAAGTTCAACTGCTTTTTCCAGTGCAGCGATCATCTTTTTGCCATTACCCATTTTCTCTTGGACCTTGGCGTA harbors:
- a CDS encoding glycoside hydrolase family 57 protein, translated to MSRPAITLYLHAHQPWRVRSYGALDTANRHDYFSGDGDQDNKEIFLKVANKSYRPMNALLEKLLHEHPGFCLSLSLSGVFLEQAEQFAPDVIESFQRLVKTGRVELLASPYHHSLAFFYDQSEFEKQVALHAEKIKRLFGVSPRVLANTELAYNDELGAWAEAHGYDGVLAEGWDKVLGWRSPNYVYQPKGATHTRLLLKNYRLSDDIAFRFSNKKWSGWPLTAETYSSWLTASGGPLVNLFMDYETFGEHQWKEHGIFTFFERFVGKWITAGGQFNTVSQALSNAPVGEISMPETVTWADSERDLTAWNGNALQQEALRYVYQLAPRVLASGDSQLISDWRNLQTSDHYYYMCTKWSSDGDVHAYFSPYSSPYEASLYVMNALRDIYWRSRHARPIT
- the rpmG gene encoding 50S ribosomal protein L33: MAKKNTKRKLIALVSNKSKHRTYYTTINTQNRTTKGQGRLTLRKYDPIAREHATYTETKKNLGRNEVKARKS
- a CDS encoding isopeptide-forming domain-containing fimbrial protein, with product MARQSWKIYVARLKQAVTTSKQATVKHLGIGMMVMAMVLQSVVFFQDYAQAASDDMIQGGVGSKEAILAHYDKNTNNFRDVLTYNGITRAELANISSTKVRYEVDSSAQSWGWTSRFSEAQGQKAHTVAGRTIYSRPQKLWDSSWYMGWEGSSATRGKFRIMSSCGNLLTYSVPQAVPVTPTPQPKPTPQPQPQPVATCDNLTITQLSRNRYHMSAKASAKNGATIQSIHIRVYDPSGKLVDAGGVAGDQTGMGVELKTPGTYKVQATAVTSIGEVTSPNCAGSFTITEENKPEEPKPSVSITKTVNKQEHVKVAVNSDFTYEITVKNTGKTDLKDVVVSDTAPKEVTLSNSSAGKIDGGKWTHTIANLPAGQSQTFSLAAKYAKFVEGKHKNTVCVDTPTITGSPDACDDATTETYTVTTPPANPPTQPTPTPPTEPNKPTQPTPTPSVPNEPNKPTPTEPTTPPTTNQTTPPAATPQPQPTPTAPTTKELPLTGTLNTASGILGLGGLVSVTCAYVMSRRSLR
- a CDS encoding YajQ family cyclic di-GMP-binding protein, whose amino-acid sequence is MAQFSFDIESTFNKPEMNNVHQLVVREIANRFDFKGTPADVEWLPDKKGFKVIGADEFQVQSIIDMIGRQLAKRNMTSKVLDLGGAHNAANMRAWQDVPFKDGLSQENAKKITKLLKEAHPKVKTQIQGDSVRCTSNSKDELQSVMTTLNQADFDFPLSFGNYR